In one Bombyx mori chromosome 4, ASM3026992v2 genomic region, the following are encoded:
- the LOC692907 gene encoding stathmin isoform X1 codes for MLIGLVRDSVMQCFCHSCRAPVLPAAHRRSAPKKPVGKPRTKQPKKVKFITTEIRCQEMSKGGLAYEVILAEPVGVPVPRRADSPEKTPSVEEIQEKLKAAEERRRSLEASKMAAIAQKMAKIEEASRIRSEQTNNFIVATKEALDAKMETHEEKREAYINELRSRLKDHLEGVEKTRLTLEQQTAEVYKAIEDKMTTAADKRDENLKKMIERLREHEEQVRKVRAGNQEKFQQLESAIQEKLQQAADRRLLIEAEQREKLRNHNIKLAEVRSAATAKVEEITKDIENKLTTAELNREKEIQKKLDFVKKEERRAELVRQNKSARTETAAPPSSG; via the exons ATGCTGATAGGACTCGTAAGGGACTCGGTGATGCAGTGCTTCTGCCACTCATGCCGTGCACCCGTTTTACCAGCAG CTCATCGGCGGTCGGCGCCGAAGAAACCGGTCGGTAAACCAAGAACTAAGCAGCCGAAGAAGGTCAAATTCATCA CCACCGAAATCCGCTGCCAAGAGATGTCGAAGGGCGGTCTGGCGTACGAGGTGATACTCGCCGAGCCGGTGGGCGTACCGGTCCCCCGTCGCGCCGACTCACCCGAAAAGACTCCTTCCGTCGAAGAGATCCAAGAGAAGCTGAAGGCAGCCGAAGAGAGGAGACGT AGCTTGGAAGCTAGTAAGATGGCCGCCATTGCTCAGAAGATGGCCAAGATCGAGGAGGCGTCCCGCATCCGCAGCGAGCAGACGAATAACTTCATCGTCGCCACCAAGGAGGCTCTCGACGCCAAGATGGAGACCCACGAGGAAAAACGCGAGGCCTACATCAACGAGCTGCGCTCCCGTCTCAAGGATCATCTTGAGGGTGTTGAGAAGACCAG GTTGACCCTGGAACAGCAGACCGCGGAAGTGTACAAGGCCATCGAAGATAAGATGACCACAGCTGCCGACAAGCGTGACGAGAACCTCAAGAAGATGATCGAGCGTCTGCGCGAACAT GAGGAACAAGTTCGCAAGGTCCGCGCCGGTAACCAGGAGAAGTTCCAGCAGCTCGAGAGCGCCATCCAGGAGAAGCTGCAGCAGGCCGCCGACCGACGTCTGCTCATTGAAGCTGAGCAGAGAGAGAAACTACGCAACCAT AATATTAAACTGGCGGAAGTCCGCTCGGCCGCGACCGCTAAAGTCGAGGAGATCACTAAAGACATTGAGAACAAACTGACCACTGCCGAGCTGAACCGGGAAAAGGAAATACAGAAGAAACTCGATTTCGTCAAGAAGGAG GAGCGGCGCGCCGAGCTGGTCCGGCAGAACAAGAGCGCCCGCACCGAGACCGCGGCCCCGCCCTCCTCCGGCTAG
- the LOC101735658 gene encoding type II inositol 1,4,5-trisphosphate 5-phosphatase, with amino-acid sequence MNQDDIKSVVQEKFLSSERVTAFLSDAKVLYPERVMKDRLLAIVEFGDEKAVFCLFTSCYPPKSFTDLSIEIVLPIDNSFKCEIDNKPTDPEAVLYLNLQSRNSKFKFEIQITPRVDNFVDDLFRGIDAVNKVPTQPEFVWLKKYKGKSEEDIFAHTMVVERSGVAHTQSSAPVAFRESLIKHKMADKEMEYTFCKRFTIFCGTWNVNDKPPVIPLKEWLNVDKEPPDIYAVGFQELDLSKETFLFDQTVREDEWYHAVLNYVDPRAKYVKLEKVRLVGMMLIVLIKAKHVSHVSNVICDTVGTGIMGKMGNKGGVSIRFDIHNTSICFVNSHLAAHVEEYERRNQDFRDICNRTRFAQPNQLPKTIKDHDHIYWLGDLNYRITELDPSTVKRMVSEHNFGPVLEWDQLKQQHKIDNVFSGYLEGPINFKPTYKYDPGTDNWDSSEKNRAPAWCDRIFWKGKEITQLAYRSHPSLNISDHKPVSAVFSSYIKIIDEEKYRKVYEEVIKHLDKMENELIPQVKVDRTEIDFGTVRYLELQVQTITIRNTGKLPVEFEFIKKLDDTSFCKEWLIVEPYKKSICADEVCEIHLKVLINKTSACKMNAGTDKLYDILVLHLYGGKDIFITVNGTYQRSCFGCSIEVLVNLNVPIKEVAVGKLIELENKRDQTVSQQSTYSIPKEIWFLVDHIYLHGLKEPNLFEQPGLHSEILQIRDWLDSGSIDPIPGSIHSVAEALLLLLESTVDPIIPYNLQSVCLRASANYLQCKQIVMELPEFRKNVFLYLCEFLQEALQHSAENGLDAKTLSTLFGSIFLRDNPNNSHEPQTRINKQVVDKKKAQFVYHFLINDHSDLIFSR; translated from the coding sequence ATGAACCAGGACGATATAAAATCTGTTGTACAGGAAAAGTTTCTGTCTAGTGAACGAGTTACGGCGTTCCTGAGCGATGCTAAAGTACTTTATCCTGAAAGGGTAATGAAAGACAGACTGTTGGCGATTGTTGAATTTGGAGATGAAAAagctgttttttgtttatttacatcaTGTTACCCACCGAAATCCTTCACGGATTTATCCATAGAAATAGTTTTGCCCATCGACAATAGTTTCAAATGTGAAATCGACAACAAACCGACTGATCCCGAAGCAGTATTGTACCTGAACCTTCAATCTCGCAACAGTAAGTTCAAATTCGAAATACAAATAACTCCACGAGTTGACAATTTTGTTGATGATCTGTTCAGAGGTATAGATGCAGTGAACAAAGTCCCCACACAACCAGAATTTGTatggttaaaaaaatataaaggaaaGAGTGAAGAGGATATATTTGCTCATACCATGGTTGTAGAAAGGTCTGGAGTAGCCCATACTCAAAGCTCGGCTCCTGTTGCATTCAGAGAAAGCCTAATAAAGCATAAAATGGCAGACAAAGAGATGGAATATACATTTTGCAAAagatttacaattttttgtGGTACATGGAATGTCAATGATAAACCTCCAGTTATTCCTCTCAAAGAGTGGCTTAATGTAGACAAAGAGCCCCCTGATATTTATGCTGTTGGATTTCAAGAATTAGATTTGTCAAAAGAGACTTTTCTCTTTGACCAGACTGTTAGAGAAGATGAGTGGTACCATGCTGTGCTGAACTATGTTGACCCTCGAGCTAAATATGTAAAGTTGGAAAAAGTGAGACTGGTTGGAATGATGCTAATAGTTCTAATAAAAGCCAAACATGTGTCTCATGTGAGTAATGTCATCTGTGATACTGTAGGCACTGGGATAATGGGGAAAATGGGCAACAAAGGAGGAGTATCCATAAGGTTTGATATTCACAATACTTCTATATGTTTTGTGAACTCTCATCTTGCAGCCCATGTTGAAGAATATGAGAGGAGGAATCAAGATTTTCGAGATATATGTAATAGAACAAGATTTGCACAACCAAATCAACTGcctaaaacaataaaagaccATGACCATATTTATTGGTTAGGTGACCTGAACTATAGGATTACAGAACTGGATCCTAGTACTGTCAAGCGAATGGTTAGTGAACATAATTTTGGACCAGTACTAGAGTGGGATCAGTTAAAACAGCAACATAAAATAGATAATGTATTTTCTGGATACCTTGAGGGTCCTATTAACTTTAAGCCTACTTACAAATATGATCCTGGTACAGACAATTGGGATTCCAGTGAGAAAAACAGAGCCCCTGCATGGTGTGACAGGATATTCTGGAAAGGAAAGGAAATTACACAGTTGGCGTACAGAAGTCATCCTTCTCTTAATATTAGTGACCACAAACCAGTCTCGGCTGTTTTTAGTtcgtacattaaaataatagatGAGGAAAAGTACAGAAAAGTCTATGAAGAAGTAATTAAACACTTAGACAAAATGGAAAATGAATTGATACCACAAGTAAAAGTTGACAGAACTGAAATTGATTTTGGTACAGTTAGGTACCTTGAACTGCAAGTTCAAACCATCACTATAAGGAATACTGGTAAACTACCTGTAGAATTTGAATTCATAAAGAAATTGGATGATACAAGTTTCTGTAAAGAGTGGCTCATAGTAGAACcctacaaaaaaagtatatgtgCTGATGAAGTTTGCGAGATTCATCTGAAAGTACTCATAAATAAGACTTCAGCTTGCAAAATGAATGCTGGTACAGACAAACTCTATGATATCCTTGTGCTCCATCTTTATGGAGGCAAAGATATTTTCATAACTGTAAATGGAACATACCAGAGGAGCTGTTTTGGATGCTCCATAGAAGTGCTAGTGAACTTGAATGTGCCAATCAAAGAAGTAGCTGTTGGCAAACTGATTGAATTAGAGAATAAGAGAGATCAAACTGTATCACAACAGTCCACATATTCTATACCAAAGGAAATTTGGTTCTTGGTAGACCATATTTACTTACATGGCCTTAAAGAGCCCAATTTGTTTGAGCAACCTGGCTTACACTCTGAAATTTTGCAAATTAGAGATTGGTTAGACAGCGGCTCTATAGATCCTATCCCTGGGAGCATTCACTCAGTAGCTGAAGCCCTCTTACTTTTGCTAGAGAGTACAGTAGATCCAATTATTCCATATAATCTTCAATCGGTGTGTCTGAGAGCTTCAGCAAATTATCTTCAATGCAAACAGATTGTCATGGAATTGCCTGAATTCAGGAAGAATGTCTTTTTGTACTTATGTGAGTTCTTGCAGGAAGCTTTGCAGCATAGTGCAGAAAATGGCTTGGATGCGAAAACTTTATCAACACTGTTTGGTTCTATATTTTTACGTGACAATCCAAATAATAGTCACGAGCCTCAGacaagaataaataaacaagtcgTTGACAAGAAAAAGGCCCAATTTGTTTACCATTTCTTAATAAATGATCATAGTGATCTGATATTCTCAAGATAA
- the LOC692907 gene encoding stathmin — translation MEVETKSTEIRCQEMSKGGLAYEVILAEPVGVPVPRRADSPEKTPSVEEIQEKLKAAEERRRSLEASKMAAIAQKMAKIEEASRIRSEQTNNFIVATKEALDAKMETHEEKREAYINELRSRLKDHLEGVEKTRLTLEQQTAEVYKAIEDKMTTAADKRDENLKKMIERLREHEEQVRKVRAGNQEKFQQLESAIQEKLQQAADRRLLIEAEQREKLRNHNIKLAEVRSAATAKVEEITKDIENKLTTAELNREKEIQKKLDFVKKEERRAELVRQNKSARTETAAPPSSG, via the exons ATGGAAGTTGAAACTAAAT CCACCGAAATCCGCTGCCAAGAGATGTCGAAGGGCGGTCTGGCGTACGAGGTGATACTCGCCGAGCCGGTGGGCGTACCGGTCCCCCGTCGCGCCGACTCACCCGAAAAGACTCCTTCCGTCGAAGAGATCCAAGAGAAGCTGAAGGCAGCCGAAGAGAGGAGACGT AGCTTGGAAGCTAGTAAGATGGCCGCCATTGCTCAGAAGATGGCCAAGATCGAGGAGGCGTCCCGCATCCGCAGCGAGCAGACGAATAACTTCATCGTCGCCACCAAGGAGGCTCTCGACGCCAAGATGGAGACCCACGAGGAAAAACGCGAGGCCTACATCAACGAGCTGCGCTCCCGTCTCAAGGATCATCTTGAGGGTGTTGAGAAGACCAG GTTGACCCTGGAACAGCAGACCGCGGAAGTGTACAAGGCCATCGAAGATAAGATGACCACAGCTGCCGACAAGCGTGACGAGAACCTCAAGAAGATGATCGAGCGTCTGCGCGAACAT GAGGAACAAGTTCGCAAGGTCCGCGCCGGTAACCAGGAGAAGTTCCAGCAGCTCGAGAGCGCCATCCAGGAGAAGCTGCAGCAGGCCGCCGACCGACGTCTGCTCATTGAAGCTGAGCAGAGAGAGAAACTACGCAACCAT AATATTAAACTGGCGGAAGTCCGCTCGGCCGCGACCGCTAAAGTCGAGGAGATCACTAAAGACATTGAGAACAAACTGACCACTGCCGAGCTGAACCGGGAAAAGGAAATACAGAAGAAACTCGATTTCGTCAAGAAGGAG GAGCGGCGCGCCGAGCTGGTCCGGCAGAACAAGAGCGCCCGCACCGAGACCGCGGCCCCGCCCTCCTCCGGCTAG
- the LOC692907 gene encoding stathmin isoform X2, which translates to MLIGLVRDSVMQCFCHSCRAPVLPAAHRRSAPKKPVGKPRTKQPKKVKFITTEIRCQEMSKGGLAYEVILAEPVGVPVPRRADSPEKTPSVEEIQEKLKAAEERRRSLEASKMAAIAQKMAKIEEASRIRSEQTNNFIVATKEALDAKMETHEEKREAYINELRSRLKDHLEGVEKTRLTLEQQTAEVYKAIEDKMTTAADKRDENLKKMIERLREHEEQVRKVRAGNQEKFQQLESAIQEKLQQAADRRLLIEAEQREKLRNHERRAELVRQNKSARTETAAPPSSG; encoded by the exons ATGCTGATAGGACTCGTAAGGGACTCGGTGATGCAGTGCTTCTGCCACTCATGCCGTGCACCCGTTTTACCAGCAG CTCATCGGCGGTCGGCGCCGAAGAAACCGGTCGGTAAACCAAGAACTAAGCAGCCGAAGAAGGTCAAATTCATCA CCACCGAAATCCGCTGCCAAGAGATGTCGAAGGGCGGTCTGGCGTACGAGGTGATACTCGCCGAGCCGGTGGGCGTACCGGTCCCCCGTCGCGCCGACTCACCCGAAAAGACTCCTTCCGTCGAAGAGATCCAAGAGAAGCTGAAGGCAGCCGAAGAGAGGAGACGT AGCTTGGAAGCTAGTAAGATGGCCGCCATTGCTCAGAAGATGGCCAAGATCGAGGAGGCGTCCCGCATCCGCAGCGAGCAGACGAATAACTTCATCGTCGCCACCAAGGAGGCTCTCGACGCCAAGATGGAGACCCACGAGGAAAAACGCGAGGCCTACATCAACGAGCTGCGCTCCCGTCTCAAGGATCATCTTGAGGGTGTTGAGAAGACCAG GTTGACCCTGGAACAGCAGACCGCGGAAGTGTACAAGGCCATCGAAGATAAGATGACCACAGCTGCCGACAAGCGTGACGAGAACCTCAAGAAGATGATCGAGCGTCTGCGCGAACAT GAGGAACAAGTTCGCAAGGTCCGCGCCGGTAACCAGGAGAAGTTCCAGCAGCTCGAGAGCGCCATCCAGGAGAAGCTGCAGCAGGCCGCCGACCGACGTCTGCTCATTGAAGCTGAGCAGAGAGAGAAACTACGCAACCAT GAGCGGCGCGCCGAGCTGGTCCGGCAGAACAAGAGCGCCCGCACCGAGACCGCGGCCCCGCCCTCCTCCGGCTAG